Proteins found in one Streptomyces sp. NBC_00461 genomic segment:
- a CDS encoding 5-dehydro-4-deoxyglucarate dehydratase, with product MTPAPLAARLSMPSGPLFFPVTAYGPGGSVDLDVYRAHVRRGVEAGAAAVFACCGTGEFHALTPEEFETCVRAAVEETAGRVPVVAGAGYGTALAVRYARLAEAAGADGLLAMPPYLVTAGQEGLLRHYREVAAATGLPVIVYQRDNAVFTPESVVELARTDGIIGFKDGLGDLDLMQRVVSAVRTEAPGDFLYFNGLPTAEQTQLAYRGIGITLYSSAVFCFVPEIALAFHQALRTGDDALAHRLLDGFYRPFVELRAQGRGYAVALVKAGVRLRGLDVGEVRPPLHEPTEDHVKQLAELIDRGYELLEEGK from the coding sequence GTGACGCCAGCCCCCCTCGCCGCGCGACTCAGTATGCCCAGCGGGCCGCTGTTCTTCCCGGTCACCGCCTACGGTCCCGGCGGCTCGGTCGACCTCGACGTGTACCGCGCGCATGTGCGCCGCGGGGTCGAGGCCGGGGCGGCCGCGGTCTTCGCGTGCTGTGGCACCGGTGAGTTCCACGCGCTCACGCCGGAGGAGTTCGAGACCTGCGTGCGGGCGGCCGTCGAGGAGACGGCCGGACGCGTGCCGGTCGTCGCCGGTGCCGGATACGGCACCGCGCTCGCCGTGCGCTACGCCCGCCTCGCCGAGGCCGCCGGTGCGGACGGCCTGCTCGCCATGCCGCCGTACCTCGTGACCGCCGGACAGGAGGGGCTGCTGCGGCACTACCGGGAGGTGGCCGCGGCGACCGGTCTGCCCGTCATCGTCTACCAGCGCGACAACGCCGTGTTCACTCCGGAGAGTGTCGTGGAGCTGGCCCGCACCGACGGGATCATCGGCTTCAAGGACGGCCTCGGCGACCTCGACCTCATGCAGCGCGTCGTCAGCGCCGTACGCACCGAGGCCCCCGGCGACTTCCTCTACTTCAACGGCCTGCCGACCGCCGAACAGACCCAGCTCGCCTACCGCGGCATCGGCATCACGCTCTACTCCTCCGCGGTCTTCTGCTTCGTCCCCGAGATCGCCCTCGCCTTCCACCAGGCCCTCCGGACCGGCGACGACGCCCTCGCGCACCGCCTCCTCGACGGCTTCTACCGCCCGTTCGTCGAGCTGCGCGCGCAGGGGCGCGGCTACGCCGTCGCCCTGGTCAAGGCCGGTGTACGGCTGCGCGGCCTGGACGTGGGGGAGGTCCGGCCGCCCCTGCACGAACCCACCGAGGATCATGTGAAACAGCTCGCCGAGCTGATCGACCGCGGATACGAGCTGCTGGAGGAAGGCAAGTGA
- a CDS encoding NAD-dependent epimerase/dehydratase family protein has product MPAPRTVLLTGAAGGLGTLMRNLLPAFGYELRLLDVRPIEGDPDAVTADLADRKALREAVRGVDAIIHLAGISLEAPFEKILAANIEGTYNLYEAAREEGVGRIVFASSNHAVGFTPHPWGDTPLDSSVLIPIDTPRRPDTFYGLSKSFGEDLAQLYWDKYGLETVSVRIGSCFPEPTSVRMLSIWMSPPDGARLFHAALTAESVGHTVVYGSSANTRLWWDLSTARALGYEPLDDSEPYAQKLIAEQGELDPENIGHAYLGGAFVNDPPIWPY; this is encoded by the coding sequence ATGCCAGCCCCACGCACCGTTCTGCTCACCGGCGCCGCCGGCGGGCTCGGCACCCTGATGCGGAACCTGCTCCCGGCCTTCGGCTACGAGCTGCGCCTCCTCGACGTGCGCCCGATCGAGGGCGACCCGGACGCCGTCACCGCGGATCTCGCCGACAGGAAGGCCCTGCGCGAGGCCGTACGGGGCGTCGACGCGATCATCCACCTCGCCGGCATCTCCCTGGAAGCACCCTTCGAGAAGATCCTCGCGGCGAACATCGAGGGCACGTACAACCTGTACGAGGCCGCGCGCGAGGAAGGCGTCGGACGTATCGTCTTCGCCTCCTCCAACCACGCGGTCGGCTTCACCCCGCACCCATGGGGCGACACACCTCTTGATTCAAGCGTGCTGATCCCCATCGACACCCCGCGTCGCCCGGACACCTTCTACGGCCTGTCCAAGTCCTTCGGCGAGGACCTCGCCCAGCTCTACTGGGACAAGTACGGCCTGGAGACGGTGTCGGTACGCATCGGCTCCTGTTTCCCCGAGCCCACCAGCGTGCGCATGCTGTCGATCTGGATGAGCCCGCCGGACGGCGCCCGCCTCTTCCACGCGGCCCTGACCGCAGAGAGTGTCGGCCACACCGTCGTCTACGGCTCCTCCGCCAACACCCGCCTGTGGTGGGACCTGTCGACGGCACGGGCGCTGGGCTACGAGCCGCTGGACGACTCCGAGCCGTACGCGCAGAAGCTGATCGCCGAGCAGGGCGAGCTGGACCCGGAGAACATCGGGCACGCCTACCTGGGCGGCGCCTTCGTGAACGACCCGCCGATCTGGCCGTACTGA
- a CDS encoding DeoR/GlpR family DNA-binding transcription regulator, which yields MTANTAKSAEERQREIVRAARTTGSVDVTALAAELGVAKETVRRDLRALEDHGLVRRTHGGAYPVESAGFETTLEFRATSHVPEKRRIAAAAAELIGDAETVFVDEGFTPQLIAEALPRDRPLTVVTASLPVAGSLADADGVSVLLLGGRVRPGTLATVDHWTTKMLAGFVIDLAYIGANGISREHGLTTPDPAVSEVKAQAIRAARRTVFAGVHTKFGAVSFCRFAEIGALETIVTSTLLPSAEAHRYSLLGPQVIRV from the coding sequence ATGACGGCGAACACTGCGAAGTCGGCAGAGGAACGCCAGCGGGAGATCGTGCGCGCCGCGCGCACCACCGGCTCCGTCGACGTCACCGCGCTCGCCGCCGAACTGGGCGTGGCCAAGGAGACCGTACGGCGGGATCTGCGCGCCCTGGAGGACCACGGCCTGGTCCGCCGCACCCACGGCGGCGCCTACCCCGTGGAGAGCGCCGGCTTCGAGACGACGCTCGAATTCCGCGCCACCAGCCACGTACCCGAGAAGCGCAGGATCGCGGCCGCCGCGGCCGAGCTGATCGGGGACGCCGAGACGGTCTTCGTCGACGAGGGCTTCACCCCGCAGCTCATCGCCGAGGCGCTCCCCAGGGACCGGCCGCTGACCGTGGTCACCGCGTCCCTGCCGGTCGCGGGCTCGCTCGCCGACGCCGACGGCGTCTCCGTACTGCTCCTCGGCGGCCGGGTACGCCCCGGCACCCTCGCCACCGTCGACCACTGGACGACGAAGATGCTGGCCGGCTTCGTCATCGACCTCGCCTACATCGGCGCCAACGGCATCTCCCGCGAGCACGGCCTGACCACCCCCGACCCCGCGGTCAGCGAGGTCAAGGCACAGGCCATCCGTGCGGCGCGCCGCACGGTGTTCGCGGGCGTGCACACCAAGTTCGGAGCGGTCAGCTTCTGCCGCTTCGCGGAGATCGGCGCGCTGGAGACGATCGTCACGAGCACGCTGCTCCCCTCGGCCGAGGCCCACCGCTACTCCTTGCTGGGACCACAGGTCATCAGGGTCTGA
- a CDS encoding ABC transporter substrate-binding protein translates to MRTQSRRRPPRATLAMAAAGTLLAPLLSGCWVGAGGSGSGGNSINVLMVNNPQMVELQKLTKAHFTKETGIRVNFTVLPENDVRDKISQDFANQAGQYDVATLSNYEIPIYAKNGWLHEMNSYVAKDPAYDEQDVLKPMRQSLTADDGKLYGQPFYGESSFLMYRKDILAEKGLTMPARPTWDQVAKIAAEVDGAKSGMRGICLRGLPGWGELMAPLTTVVNTFGGTWFDKNWTAHLDSPEFERATRFYVDLVRKHGESGAAQSGFAECLNNMTQSKVAMWYDATSAAGSLEAKGSPVKGKLGYAPAPVEKTDSSGWLYTWAWGMQKASHNSDKAWKFVSWASSKQYEQLVGDTSGWSNVPAGKRASTYTNADYRKEAGAFQEMTKEAIEGARPNDPGVQPRPAPGIQFVGIPEFTDLGTKVSQEISAAIAGRQSVDSALKKSQQLAEKISKEYEGR, encoded by the coding sequence ATGCGCACCCAGAGCCGACGACGGCCACCGCGAGCCACGCTCGCCATGGCCGCCGCAGGGACGCTGCTCGCCCCGCTGCTCTCCGGCTGTTGGGTCGGGGCGGGCGGGTCCGGTTCCGGCGGCAACTCCATCAACGTCCTGATGGTCAACAACCCGCAGATGGTGGAGCTGCAGAAGCTCACCAAGGCGCACTTCACCAAGGAGACCGGTATCAGGGTGAACTTCACCGTGCTGCCGGAGAACGACGTCCGCGACAAGATCAGCCAGGACTTCGCCAACCAGGCGGGCCAGTACGACGTGGCGACGCTCAGCAACTACGAGATACCGATCTACGCCAAGAACGGCTGGCTGCACGAGATGAACTCGTACGTGGCCAAGGACCCGGCGTACGACGAGCAGGACGTCCTCAAGCCGATGCGGCAGTCCCTGACCGCCGACGACGGCAAGCTCTACGGCCAGCCCTTCTACGGCGAGTCGTCCTTCCTGATGTACCGCAAGGACATCCTCGCCGAGAAGGGCCTGACGATGCCGGCCCGCCCCACCTGGGACCAGGTGGCGAAGATCGCCGCCGAGGTCGACGGGGCGAAGTCCGGGATGCGCGGCATCTGTCTGCGCGGTCTGCCCGGCTGGGGGGAGCTGATGGCCCCGCTGACCACCGTGGTGAACACCTTCGGCGGCACCTGGTTCGACAAGAACTGGACGGCGCACCTCGACTCCCCCGAGTTCGAGAGGGCGACGAGGTTCTACGTGGACCTGGTGCGAAAGCACGGTGAGTCGGGTGCCGCCCAGTCCGGCTTCGCCGAGTGCCTGAACAACATGACCCAGAGCAAGGTCGCCATGTGGTACGACGCCACGTCCGCGGCCGGATCCCTGGAGGCCAAGGGCTCCCCCGTCAAGGGCAAGCTCGGCTACGCCCCCGCCCCGGTCGAGAAGACGGACTCCTCCGGCTGGCTCTACACCTGGGCCTGGGGCATGCAGAAGGCGTCCCACAACTCCGACAAGGCCTGGAAGTTCGTGTCCTGGGCGTCCAGCAAGCAGTACGAGCAACTGGTCGGCGACACCAGCGGCTGGTCCAACGTGCCCGCCGGCAAGCGCGCCTCGACCTACACGAACGCGGACTACCGCAAGGAGGCCGGCGCCTTCCAGGAGATGACCAAGGAGGCCATCGAGGGCGCCAGGCCCAACGACCCGGGGGTGCAGCCGCGCCCCGCGCCCGGCATCCAGTTCGTCGGCATCCCCGAGTTCACCGATCTCGGCACCAAGGTCTCCCAGGAGATCAGCGCGGCCATCGCCGGACGCCAGTCCGTCGACTCGGCCCTGAAGAAGTCCCAGCAGCTCGCCGAGAAGATCTCGAAGGAGTACGAGGGACGATGA
- a CDS encoding carbohydrate ABC transporter permease yields MSATTTAPIAATPVRTTRRPSARLRAWSTRAPLLPALVFMIAVTQLPFVATLVISFFDWNALYPKARHFTGFDNYQEVLTDADLRHSVWTTVLLTATVVLVSLVLGMALALLLDRRFKGRGVVRTLLIAPFLVVPVAAALLWKHVLYNPEYGLLNGLLHYVGGPQPDWISNTPLLAVEASLIWQWTPFMMLILLAGLQSRDNEQLEAARVDGANDWQIFRHLTLPHLRRYLELGALLGSIYIVQNFDAVFTITSGGLGTANLPYTVYQSFYQAHENGLASAAGVLVVIGSIIIATFALRVVSSLFREEVSRA; encoded by the coding sequence ATGAGCGCGACGACGACCGCCCCGATAGCGGCAACTCCCGTACGCACGACCCGCCGGCCCTCCGCCCGGCTGCGCGCCTGGTCCACCCGGGCCCCGCTGCTGCCCGCCCTGGTCTTCATGATCGCGGTGACCCAGCTGCCGTTCGTGGCCACCCTGGTGATCTCGTTCTTCGACTGGAACGCCCTCTATCCAAAGGCACGCCACTTCACCGGCTTCGACAACTACCAGGAGGTTCTCACCGACGCGGACCTGCGCCACTCGGTGTGGACGACGGTCCTGCTGACGGCGACGGTGGTCCTGGTCAGCCTGGTCCTGGGCATGGCACTCGCGCTCCTTCTGGACCGCAGGTTCAAGGGCCGCGGCGTGGTCCGTACGCTCCTGATCGCGCCCTTCCTGGTGGTCCCCGTAGCAGCGGCCCTCCTCTGGAAGCATGTGCTCTACAACCCCGAATACGGCCTCCTCAATGGGTTGTTGCACTATGTGGGCGGCCCCCAGCCGGACTGGATCTCCAACACCCCGCTGCTCGCGGTGGAGGCATCCCTGATCTGGCAGTGGACGCCGTTCATGATGCTGATCCTGCTGGCCGGCCTGCAGAGCCGCGACAACGAGCAGTTGGAGGCCGCGCGGGTCGACGGCGCGAACGACTGGCAGATCTTCCGCCATCTGACGCTTCCGCACCTGCGCCGCTACCTCGAACTGGGCGCGCTGCTCGGCTCGATCTACATCGTCCAGAACTTCGACGCGGTCTTCACGATCACGTCCGGCGGCCTGGGCACCGCCAACCTGCCCTACACCGTCTACCAGAGCTTCTACCAGGCCCACGAGAACGGCCTCGCCTCGGCCGCGGGCGTCCTGGTCGTCATCGGCTCGATCATCATCGCGACCTTCGCCCTGCGCGTCGTGTCGTCCCTCTTCCGCGAGGAGGTGTCCCGCGCATGA
- a CDS encoding carbohydrate ABC transporter permease, translating into MSTVAASPRSTSPRRKGVGLGLVAWLLGIVFFLPIAWMALTSFHSESDAATNPPSFGAALTLDGYREFFGTGGGASPWPALVNSVVASVGSTVLVLLLALPAAYALSIRPVKKWTDVLFFFLSTKMLPVVAGLLPIYLFAKNTDMLDNIWLLVILYTSMNLPIAVWMMQSFLAEVPVAVIEAAQIDGARLPTILARVVAPIALPGIAATALICFIFSWNELLFARVLTGVVAETAPVFLTGFITSQGLFLAKVCAASLVVSLPVLAAGFAAQDKLVQGLSLGAVK; encoded by the coding sequence ATGAGCACGGTCGCCGCATCACCCCGCTCAACCTCCCCCCGCCGCAAGGGAGTCGGCCTGGGCCTGGTGGCCTGGCTGCTCGGGATCGTCTTCTTCCTGCCCATCGCGTGGATGGCGCTCACGTCCTTCCACTCGGAGTCGGACGCGGCGACCAACCCGCCGTCCTTCGGGGCCGCCCTGACCCTGGACGGCTACCGCGAGTTCTTCGGTACGGGCGGCGGCGCGAGTCCCTGGCCGGCACTGGTCAACTCCGTTGTGGCGTCGGTGGGTTCGACGGTCCTGGTCCTGCTGCTGGCCCTCCCGGCGGCGTACGCCCTCTCGATCCGCCCGGTGAAGAAGTGGACGGACGTCCTGTTCTTCTTCCTGTCGACGAAGATGCTCCCCGTGGTGGCCGGCCTGCTGCCGATCTACCTGTTCGCCAAGAACACGGACATGCTGGACAACATCTGGCTGCTGGTCATCCTCTACACCTCCATGAACCTGCCGATCGCGGTGTGGATGATGCAGTCGTTCCTCGCCGAGGTCCCGGTGGCCGTGATCGAGGCGGCGCAGATCGACGGCGCCCGGCTGCCGACGATCCTCGCGCGCGTGGTCGCCCCGATCGCCCTGCCCGGCATCGCCGCGACAGCTCTGATCTGCTTCATCTTCAGCTGGAACGAACTGCTCTTCGCCCGGGTCCTCACCGGGGTCGTGGCCGAGACCGCCCCGGTCTTCCTGACCGGCTTCATCACCAGCCAGGGCCTGTTCCTGGCGAAGGTGTGCGCCGCGTCGCTCGTCGTCTCCCTGCCGGTGCTCGCCGCGGGGTTCGCCGCCCAGGACAAGCTCGTCCAGGGCCTGTCGCTTGGAGCCGTGAAATGA